The sequence below is a genomic window from Lolium perenne isolate Kyuss_39 chromosome 7, Kyuss_2.0, whole genome shotgun sequence.
tgaatctgggacagtgacagaaagttctaaggttgtggatgtgctgttgccactagggataaaacatcgatgctttgtctaaggatatttgtgttgattacattacgcaccatacttaatgcaattgtctgttgtttgcaacttaatactggaaggggtgcggatgctaacccgaaggtggactttttaggcatagatgcatgctggatagcggtctatgtactttgtcttaATGCActgagtaaatctcatattactcatcatgatatgtatgtgcattgttatgccctctctatttgtcaattccccaactgtaatttgttcacccaacatgctatttcttattggagagacaccactagtgaactgtggaccccggtccattcttttacatctgaatacaatctactacaatcattgttctctgctgctcattgcaaacaaacatcattctctacaccatacgtttaatcctttgtttacagcaagctggtgagattgacaacctcactgttaagttggggcaaatattttgattgtgttgtgcaggttccacttggcgccggaatccctggtgttgcaccgcactacactcctccgccaacaaccttcacgtggcctttgactcctactggttcgataaccttggtttcttactgagggaaaacttgctgttgtacgcatcacaccttcctcttggggttcccaacggacgtgtgcttcacgcgttatcagcgCTCCACCGCGTGGCGGCAATAAAAGCGCCAGACGCGCTGGTGGCCGCCCGTCGCCGGCGTCCAGGGCGAGAGCGAAAGGGTGGTGCCACGGCAGGCAGCTCTCCCGGCCGCGAGCACAATGTCGCGGTGGCCAGGGTGCTCGAAGCGGACGAGAAACGGCTCCGGATGATGCTTGGACACGTGCATCCGGCCGGCAGGGACGGCGAGATCGCGGGCGACGTGGTGCGTGGTGATGTCGGGGCGCGGCTCGGGCAGGGAGACGAGCACCGCTGAGAAACGGAGCTGGTCGATGGTGTCCTCCATGCCCGGCGAGCAGAAGGTGAAGGTGGAGCCCCTCCCAGGCCATTGCGCCGGCTCACCAAGGCGGAACTCGGGCGCCATGGGTTGCGGTGGAGGAGACGGGGCGGGAAGGGGCGGCGGTGGTGGGGGGAGAGTCGCTTCCTAGGACGGAGCGGCGCTTCCGGCAACGTCGAGCGCGGTGACCGAAACGGAGGCAGCAAGCGCACCGCACAGGGTCTCTGCAGTGCGAGGCACGGTGGTCTGAGGCAAGGCACCGGAGGCAGCGGCCTTTGAAGCGCAGGATAAAGGGGTCCGGGCGCGCTGCGGAGCTGGAGCGGGGCATGTCGCCATTAACGCCCCGCGCCGAAGATGGTACGGCCAGCGCACGCCGCCGGCGCCTCGAGGAGACGAGTTGCCATTCTGGGCCATCGTCACCCGAGCGGTCAACACAGAGGGGATCCGATGCTTGGTCGCGAGATCCGCACGATCCGACACAGAGCGGGCGGATCCGGTCCGGAGGCTGGTCTCAGGGTGCCTTGAAGGCGCGCAGGTGGTAGATCGAGGGCGCCCCGCCCTGGCCGACGCAGGCATTGAAGGCTCCTTGCCTGAAGAGGGCCTGGGGCGCGCCTGCCCGCTCGGAGAGCCCACTTCAAAGCGGCGGAGAGGCTCCCGCATACCAGCAGCGGCATGAGCAGGCGCCGGCGCAGCAGCCGGAGCAGGCGGGGCCCGGTGGAGGAGGCGCAGCCGCGTTTTCCGCAGATCCGGCAGGCGCCCAACGCTGGGAGGGAGAGACAGGATGGGGGAGGGTGCTCGACGGGCCCGGAGCGGACGGCGCCGATATGGTGGTCGTTAGGGGACTGGGCGTCACCGACGAGAGGCTGGTGGGGAGGGGGGAGGCCGCCGACGGGCTAGCAGGCACCGGCGGGGAGCACGAGGCCGCGCACCCCCCAGGGAGGGAGACGCGAGAGCCATCCGTATTATCAGAAATCATCAGAACTGGATGGCTGGTATGTGTATACCTACTGAGAGTACACTAGTAACCACATGCACTAAACAATAGTAGTACTCCCTTCGGCCCAAATGACGCAGCTATAAAGCTGCACCAATTAATTTGGCCCGGGGGAGTAGTACAAATTAGAGAGGGACATACAATCATCGCATCAGATCCACAAAGTAACGTCGCTGACTGAATTCGAGCACCATAATCAGAAGATTACTAGTAATGTTGCTGACTGAATTCGAGCTCATCTTCTCAATGCTGCTTTCATGTAAATTACCTTCCATCATTCACTCGTCCACCAATGTCATGTGCATTTTCGCCTCTTGCTAATCCATTTCCCTTGACAGTCAGTGCACATGCACTCCACTCTACTAGCTCAGCACATTAATCCTAGTCCTAGGCGCTGCATTCATGTGGCTAAAACTACTGTGCTGAAGTGTGCATACTCAAAATTCTAAAATCCAAAGTAACCACAAAATTAGCAGGCAACCACATAGTAGCATTACAAATTAGTTGCCACATTAGAACCGCAGAGTAATGTTGCTGAATGAATTCGAGCATCATCATCAGAAGATTACTAGCAACTTCTGAAAAATAAATTTTGTACACCATATGATCATTCTTACTAAAAATAAAACCCATCATGTATATATAGTCATATGAATTCAATTCTATGAATCTTAAATCAGATCTATATCCATCCATAAGGAGACTCAGAAATCATCAAAACTGGATGGCTGGTATTTGTAAACCTACTCACAGTACACTAGTTGACATACTCAGCAAGGTTCTTCACTTGTATTTCTCCATTATACGTCGGGCTTCTTCGGCAGGGTCGTCCGATAGATTGTCCCCTTCGTCCACACTCCTAGATCCCTCTTTTGCGTTCATTGCCAGGAAGGCGAAATATATAAGCCCCATCATCGCCTGTGAAGTAAACAACCAGCTGTAACTGAACATTGTGCACAGCAAATTACTGGGCTATGGCAGTGAATTCACTGTTGTGGGTACGTACCAGCACAAACAATGCAGTGGAGATAACGGACTTGAGAAGAAAAAGGCCGACCGACACCGCCAGGAATGTAACGCCTATCCTAGCAACTGGCCGTGGAACTGAACTCTGTCATACATCAGAGGGCAAAGCTACTTCAGCTCCCAAACTCAACAAAACTGTTTTGCATTAAGAGTTGAACCCTGGGCAGGTTCTTGCGGCCAGTTCCCATGTTTTTCCAAGAGAATTCAGTAAATGGAATGAAGTGACTAAATGGGTAAGTATGTAAAACATACTGGGACAAGAGAACTTCCAGTGTCAACGGCATCCTTGCCAACCCTCCATGCTGTCTGAACAGCTGCAGTGATATGCGGGAGTGTTAGTAACACAGACAAGCAAATAATTGCAAGTTGCATCATAACCAGAACAAGGGGACATGACATTAGCAATTAGCAGTAGCAAGAGCAGGACACAACAGAACGGCATTCTACATATAATTACAAGTGAAATTTGAGCGGGCAGGGAAGACGTTAAGTGATATATATTTGGAAACGAACAAGTCCATGCCAGAAACTGGATATGTGGATATTTGGGTGGGCTGTGTTGGGCACAAAGAGGTGTTTCAGTGGGCTGGGATGGCAATCACATTAACATGAGCTATATATATTCAGTATCAGCCTCCTGCTGGCATAATAGTCCCCAAACAAACAAGCCAACAATAGTAATATCATAGTCTTAATTAGCTGGAGTGACGACCGCTGCAGTTAGTGTTACACTTGCTGGGTGGTAGCACAACTAGTGAGTATATTACGTAGGGGATGAGATTCAGTACCAGTAGAATCGATGTAGCACACATTCATAATTAGCAGAGCGGTTCTTTGATTGTATTATAATACTCAGTAATCAGCTTGGACGAGATTATACAAAAAAAAGACGAGCGAATCAAAGAAATTTCGGAGGGAGGGAGGAAGAGAGGTACCTTTGGAGAAGTTGGACTGCGCGGAGGCGACGACGAGGAGGCGCGAGGGGATGATGCGTATCCGACGCATGGGCGTGGTACGGGAAGCGGCTGACCAAGGCCGGCGAGTAGCCATGGAGGCCGCCGGAGGAACCCGTGGGGCGGTAGCAGCCATAGCTATACCGCCATGGACGGCCATGGCGAATTTTGGCGATGCGCTGCGGTGCGGTGGTGACCACCCGTCCCCAGCCTCTGAgagagaagcagaaagagagactcGATGGATTAGATTGGCTTTGGCAGGGCAAATCGATAAATCAGGGCCGTTGATATTTTCTTGCTTCTGTGACTCTGTGTCTCGAAGCAGATCAGGATGTGTGGGTAATCACGGTTGTTGACCACCCAGACCTGCTACTGGTCTGGTGAGTGAACCCAATACTAGCGCTTCCTCTGTTTTTAAAATACTAACTTGCTTAACATTTTTTTAGATACTGATGTACCTACACATTAAAAATACATCTAAACAAACTTAAACAGCTTATTTTAGGATGAAGTACTTCTAATCTTCCAGTACATCATATTTGTAAGAGGAAACGTTAAGGTAATGAGGGGCGGTTCCAAAAACAAACTCTCGTCAAAAGAGAGCTAAAGAGGAGAGAAACCCTATAGTACTGCGCCACAAATGAAAACCTAAGTCTTTACTTTCTTTTGATTATACTAGTGTTTTTTTATATTAAGATCAACCAACTCCTACAAAACTATTCTTGAAAAAAGAACATCACACATAACTCTCAAGGGAACACAAACTAAAACTCAGTGGCTCGCCATAAGCAAAGCTCTATGTTGCTTCTAGGCTCTGAACCATGTTGGAGACAGGAAACTATTACTGACGGGGTAACCGGGAAGTCTAAGGTGGAAGACCCTAATGATAGTGATATGAGAAATAGATCATCGCCTCGAAGAAAGAAAACAACGAGCAGGGCTCCAAAATCAACCCTCCCTCCCTGAGCTATTGCATGTTGGCCAAATCATAACTTTAAGGACCTAACAATAGCGTCAAGCATAGCTTGGGGTCCCTATCCCCTCCATTTGCTGGATCGCCAGGCAGAGTACTCGGTCCAAAAGAAGTTCACCTATATCCACTGTTCAAAAACTACTAGACCGAATCAACATTTAataggccgattaatcgctactagggaTTTGACCGTGTCGATTACCTCTAAGCATTTGTGTTAATCCTTGAACCCAATTAATTGCTTTGATAACCCGATTACTAGGAATATTCCTTATTAATTAGTCCACTTTGGTCAATAAAGTTGCAAATT
It includes:
- the LOC127313242 gene encoding uncharacterized protein, coding for MAVHGGIAMAATAPRVPPAASMATRRPWSAASRTTPMRRIRIIPSRLLVVASAQSNFSKAVQTAWRVGKDAVDTGSSLVPSSVPRPVARIGVTFLAVSVGLFLLKSVISTALFVLAMMGLIYFAFLAMNAKEGSRSVDEGDNLSDDPAEEARRIMEKYK